In the genome of Octopus sinensis unplaced genomic scaffold, ASM634580v1 Contig04381, whole genome shotgun sequence, the window tttttctttgttttatttcatttttattttctatttttttcttttacttgtttcagtcatttgactgcggcaatgctggagtaccaccttcaattgaacaaatctaccccaggacttgtcctttgtaagccaagtacttattctataggtcccttttgctgaaccgctaagttacagggacgtaaacacaacaacatcggttgtcaagcgatgatgagggaacaaacacagatacaaataagacaacacacacacacacacatacacacatatatatatatatacatatacatatacatacatacgacaggattctttcagtttccgtctactaaatccactcacaaggctttggtcgacccgaggctatagtagaagacacttgcccaaggtgtcacgcagtgggcctgaacccggaaccatgtggttggtaagcaagctacttaccacacagccactcctgcgcttatttgtttatttatctctctcatcttttttttttgggggggtaaTCGTAAAATGACAACACACGAgtttgaaaaatatacaaaaataaaaatataaatatgaatttataagtaAAGTGTTTACTTACTGCCGAGCCTATCACGTCGAAGGTCCAACCAAGGGTAGGAAAGAGGGTACCAACTGTTCGCTAATGGATGCGGTCGATGAGCGGGTACTTTAATCACCCCACTTGCTCCTGAAGCCATCTGCAGTCCACAAGGGAAGGTGGGAAGCGACAAAAGACTCCCTGATAACGTTGTTGCCAGACCAGTAGCCAGGGCCGCCGAGGCCGCGTGCGTTGCTTTCATATCCGCCACAGACGAAGGTCCGTGATTGGTCGGACTGGTCGAGAGTTCAAGATCGGACTTCGGCGATGGTGACGCCGAACGAGAAAAAGGAATGGAGTGTGTGtccatgttgttgctattgctatcatttgtgctgttgttattgttgttgttgttgctgtggttgttgccaCCAAATAAAAGAGTCGGTGAAGTTGGTGTGCTACTgccgctactactgctactgctactgatgctactgctgttgttgttgttgttgttgctgctgttggtgtttgtagtgatgctgatgctgcttaGTATAGTCGGGCTACCCCCGTTTGTCAAACAGATGTGGGTCTTAGTATTGTTAGTATTACTACTAGCCATCTTATTATGACTAACACTATTGATGCTACTAttcctaccaccactactactactgttaccgctaccattattaccactattattgctattactactactactactattactactactactactattcatagCACCaacgccactaccaccgccaccatttgAACACGcattgctgtggctgttgttgttgttgttgttgctattgttgttggtatCATTACTaatagtggtagtattagtagtagtattactgttgctgttatggatgtggtggtggggagggtggtggtggtggtgtgggtgatggtggagatgatgcATGTGTTGGCTGTCAATGGCGGATTTCAGACCATTCGATAACTGGTAATGGttcccgttgttgttgttgttgctgttggtgttgttaagatgttgttgttgctgccgttgttgttgttgttgttgttgtaaatgctggtgttggtgttggtgtgatAGATTCGTGTGCAGTGGGTGGGGTTGAGTTTGCTGGGGGTGAACATGCAACGAGTAGTGCCGGTTGTCATGGTTACCACGCTTGCCATCGTCGCAGCAATCCCCTTCTAcctcttccctctcctcctcctcatcatcgtcttCTTCCATCTCCACCTCGACTTCTacttcctcatcttcctccatGTCACCGCCGGCCCCACCGGACACGCCGCTTCCgttctcttccctctctttcctcATCTCgctctcgtcctcctcctcctcctccactccgAGTATCCGGCTGATGCCAAACGACAGTTTCGACCTCGGAGTTGCTGTTATCGGTGTTGTGGTCAGCATGCTCGGCAAAGAAATCGGCAACGTGGTGACCACGCCGAGAGGCAGGCTCGAAACCGGAGATATAGGGCAGCGATCGTagcgctgctgttgttgctgttgatgatgagggGCTGGGGGAGGCAGGTGATGATGTGCTTGCTGGGCCCCGCAAAGAACATTGTAGCTGGTCAGAGAATGAAGTGGGGACGATCTCAGATTGCCCAGCCTGGACAGAGGCTGGGCAGCGttggttgtcgtcgttgttgttattgctggtggaggtggcggtggcggaggtagtggtagtgataACGATGGTGGCGGAGGTGGCGACGCGGCCGGGGAGCTGACGGTCATCGGCTCTACGGAATTGACGCCAGGCTGagtagcagcggtagcagcagccgcagcagcagcagcggcggcggcggcggcggcgacggctaCTGGTGACGATGGTGGCGACGAGGAGGAGAAATAGAAGGCGGAATTGGGCGAAGGGGGTGGCCGTGGCGACGGTGACAGCGACGAAGATGGCGACGGAGGGGATGGCGGTGACGACGCGGGAGACAGAGCCGTGGGCGACAGGGGCGTCGGAGATGTAGTCAACGGCGGCGAAGTCGGTGACGGTGGCaacggtggtggtagcggtggtggtggtggaggaggtggtggtgatgacaaggaCGACGGCGAAGACGACGATTTACATTCCGGGATATTtttcctattgttgttgttgttgttggctgtagtattggaggtggtggcggtggtgttggtagaaTTATTTACGAAATCCACCGTCGTGGTGGTCGTTGTAGTCACCGCCGCAGCTGCGGCAGCggcagccgccgccgccgccgccgctgccattGCTACCTCTGAGATCGAAGCCGTATTGCCGCAAGCGGCGTTGTTGTCGGCCGTGGTGGAGCTCACATCGTCCATGGAGTTGCTGTCACAGGAACCGGAAGTCGTTGTGTGATGAGGAGATGGCGGCTTCA includes:
- the LOC118761004 gene encoding myb-like protein Q codes for the protein MNNSNSSSSNNGSNNLTGSKCNTNISRHTSYSQQQQQSQQQQQQQQQNSIPNKCVGNNSSNNNSDSSNGGSCHNSHQQQQPKQKQQLQKHSNVHLHRHLESHQQQQQQQQQLPQSCGSPPATRSVLAQQQQQQQRNGGLSILVKHGRKLAVKPPSPHHTTTSGSCDSNSMDDVSSTTADNNAACGNTASISEVAMAAAAAAAAAAAAAAAVTTTTTTTVDFVNNSTNTTATTSNTTANNNNNNRKNIPECKSSSSPSSLSSPPPPPPPPPLPPPLPPSPTSPPLTTSPTPLSPTALSPASSPPSPPSPSSSLSPSPRPPPSPNSAFYFSSSSPPSSPVAVAAAAAAAAAAAAAATAATQPGVNSVEPMTVSSPAASPPPPPSLSLPLPPPPPPPPAITTTTTTNAAQPLSRLGNLRSSPLHSLTSYNVLCGAQQAHHHLPPPAPHHQQQQQQRYDRCPISPVSSLPLGVVTTLPISLPSMLTTTPITATPRSKLSFGISRILGVEEEEEDESEMRKEREENGSGVSGGAGGDMEEDEEVEVEVEMEEDDDEEEEREEVEGDCCDDGKRGNHDNRHYSLHVHPQQTQPHPLHTNLSHQHQHQHLQQQQQQQRQQQQHLNNTNSNNNNNGNHYQLSNGLKSAIDSQHMHHLHHHPHHHHHPPHHHIHNSNSNTTTNTTTISNDTNNNSNNNNNNSHSNACSNGGGGSG